CTTCCCTCGGGCACCGGGACCCCGTGCTTCCGCCGGCTGGAGGATCCTGGCGGGCTGCCCGAGGAGGGGCGgggggctgcccggggctggAGGGGCACGGCCCGCGGCAGCCCGAGCCGGGGGTGCCCGGTGCCGCCTCCTGCcagcgggcggcggcgcggcaGGGCCGCCCGGTGCAGCCCGGCGGCAGTGATGTGGCAGCAGGTCGGGTCACGTTGCCGGCCCTGTGCTCGTACCAGTGTGAGACGGGATTAGGGAGGCGGCTGtcggtgccgccgccgccggcggggagcgggggcTGCGCGGGCGCGCCCGGCGCACAGGGACGCgggcgggggggccgggggggttCCCGCCCCGCCCCGTCCCGGGGCTGCTGCGGCCGGTCACGCTGCACCGCTGCAAATCCTGTGCCAATGTCACCCCCTGCGCCCCGCAGGGATGCGGGCTGCCCGAGGGCAGCGTCAACAGCAGATGTGTTTACATTAGAGACAgacatttttatatatgtgtgcCTCTATACATGGGGCCGTCTGTACAGAAGGAGCGCTTCTGCCGCGGTCTGGCGTTGCAGGCAGATCCGGCTCCCGTCCGAAGGTCGGCAGGGAGAGCTGCCGGGAGCAGCGGCGGTCGGGCGGGAGCACCGGGGGACGAGAGCTGCGGCACggcggcgccgggccggggAGCGCTCCGCGCAGTAACACGCGTGTGCGCCTGTTCGTGCCCACGCATCCTATAGAAATCTATAGAAAACGTATGGCGAACGTGACCCCCTAACCGCCCCCGCCAAGAGAGGGGCTCGGTTATTACCCCTTCATCCCCTGGGCACGTTTTCCATTGGCGGATCTCCTCCCCGgatacaaaatgaaaacatataaaaatacaataataaaagtgaaattatttcataattattataaattagaaaaaaataattaaaattaataaaaccccAGCGAGAGAGCGGCAATCACCACGGCGGTAACGCCGCCGATGAGAGCGCCAGCGGCCAGCAGCAGTCACACGGGGGGAAGCCGCTGTCTCGCAGGGcggccccgggaccccccccgtCCCCTCCCCGGTCCCGCCCCCGCCCGCGCCGCACGTGAGCCGGGTGCGGGGCTGGCTGGCGGCGCGCGTGCCCCGCGGGcaggcgcggcggcggcggcggcggcggcgggagctgCGGGCGTGTGCGCGGGGAGCGCAGCGAAGGCGGGCGGGGgggagcggcagcggcggcggagGCACttggcggggggggggggggggacgaACCGCCGCACACTTTTGGCCACTGCACGGGAGAGGGGGGACGGAGGCTGCATGTGCGCAGCGTCGCTCGCGGATCTCCCGAGACTGATCTCAGCATCCCGCAGGCTCAGTCAAAAGCAGCGACGAAACATCAGCCGCTGCCAGACATGGATGAAGGAATCTCCCGCTTGCCGGAGAGGCAGCTACTGGAGCATAGGGATTTTATAGGGTAAGGCGCCGGGGCAGTATCTCCGTCTCGTATCTCTACGGCGTTTCGTCTTCTTGAGAAAGTGCTGCGGAGCGCGGGGAGCGGCTCCGGCTCcccggcggggcgcggggctcgTCGCCTCCCTCCGCTGGGCGACCCCTTGGCCGGCCCTTCGGGCACAGCGCTCGGTGCCCGTGTGCCCACTCGAGGGGGTGCTAGGCAAGCTGTCGCTGCACTCGCCGATGCTGGATCTTTGTGTTTTATTCCAGGCTGGACTACCCTGCCCTGTATATGTGCAAACCCAAAAGAGGAGTGAAGAGGGACGAGAGCAAGGTAAGAATAAGTTTTTGGGGCTCTCCTCTCGCTTAACAGCTTAATTGGGGTTCGCTGAATTTTGCAGCGTAGCTTCGCTCCCAAGAGCATCCCCGGGGGGCTACGCATACAACTTGTCCCCCGAATCGCAAGTGGGTTTACGAGCGAGCTGGCACGGCGGGGAGAGCGGTGCCTTGACGATAATTTGCGCGGCATGTGGTCCGCATGacatttgttttggttttgatcgGCGTTCCGAGGGACTCTGCCTAACACTTGGCTTTTCCGGGTTTTGCTAATTAGGAAACGTACAAACTGCCACACAGACTGATAGAAAAGAAGAGGCGAGACAGGATTAACGAGTGCATTGCCCAGCTGAAGGATTTACTGCCCGAGCATCTCAAACTGACGGTAAGGTGCCCAGGAGTGTACATGCCCATGCGCATGCAGGGCCGGCAGCCTGCCCGCTGCGCAGCTCCCGGGACGCCgggctgcctgcctgctgccgTCCTGGCCCTAATGTGCACAGCAATGACACTCGGGGACCGCTCTCACCGAAGTTAACGGAGGCGGCGTTTGGCGGTCGCCAAAACGTGCCGGGAGGTAGCCAAGCCTCCCCCTACCCTTGCCTTTGCAGACGCTGGGACACCTGGAGAAAGCGGTGGTGCTGGAACTGACTTTGAAGCACTTGAAAGCGCTAACAGCCttaacagagcagcagcaccagaagaTCATTGCTTTGCAGAATGGTGAGCGGGgcccgggggcgggcggggggaggCGCGGAGCGGGGCACGCCATGCCGGAGCCGCGGGTAAACGCTGTCCCCACTCGGTGTCCCCCGCAGGGGAGCGCTCCATGAAGTCTCCGGTGCAGGCCGACCTGGACGCCTTCCACTCGGGCTTTCAGACGTGCGCCAAGGAAGTGCTGCAGTACCTCTCCCGCTTCGAGAGCTGGACCCCCCGCGAGCAGCGATGCGCGCAGCTCCTCGGCCACCTGCACTCCATCTCGTCGCAGTTCCTCCCCGGgcctcagctcctctccccgccgccgggccccCTCAGCAAGGGatcctcatcctcttcctccccgcccgcccccccCTGCGCGCCGGGCCACAAGCCGGAGGGCCAGGCTAACTGCGTGCCCGTCATCCAGCGGACTCACGCCGCCGAGCTCAGCGCCGAGACCGACACGGACACGGACAGCGGCTACGGCGGGGAAGGCGAGGCGCGCCCCGAGcgcggccccgcggcggcggccggcggaGCGCTGCCCGCCCTGGCCATCAAGCAGGAGCCGTCGGGGGACGAAGTGCCCCCCGCGCCCAAGCGGCTGAAGCTGGACCGCGGCGGGAGCCCCATGCCCGGCCCGCCCGGgctggcggcgcggggcgccgaggcggcggcggcggcggcagcggcggccgcgctGGTCAGACCCGACGCCGCCCTGCTGGGCTCGCTGATGGCcctgggggcgggcggcggcggggctcCCTTCGGACAGCCGGCCGCGGCCCCCTTCTGCCTGCCCTTCTACTTCATCTCCCCCTCGGCCGCCGCTGCCTACATGCAGCCCTTCCTGGATAAAAGCAGCCTGGAGAAGTATCTGTACCCCGCCGCCCCCATCCCGCTCCTCTACCCGGGCATCCCGGCCCAggcggccgccgccgcagccgccgccgccgcttccttcccctgcctctcctccGTGCTCGGCCCCGCCGAGAAGGCGGCAgcggccgccgccgggctgccCCCGACGCCCCACCTCCCGCACCCCTTCGCTGCCGCCGCCGAGCCCGGCGAGGAGCCCGAGCCCGCAGCTGCCGAGGAGCCCGGTTCCGAGGGCCCGTGAGACGCCCCGGgggctccccgccgccgccgccctcccCTCGGACTGAGGGGCCGTCGGGCCGGCACTTGCGCCCCCGGTTTCCTACGGAGGGCAGGGGTCGCCGGGGCCGGTGATCGCCGGGAGCTGGCGGCCGAGGGATGCTGGGCCCGGCCCGGGGGAGCCCCCGCTGCCGGGGCGGCAGGTCCTGGAGCGGCCCCCGCAGAGGACTGTCGAGGATAAAATTTGCTacttagtatttttttaatgtttggctttataaatgcataaataaggaaaaaaaaaaccaaacaaaaaaaaaaaaaagaagaagaaggaggaagaaaacatagtaaggatacttttttttttctctctctcgATATAGAGTAATTAAATGTGGCACCTTACTTGGAATGGGTTTCTACAGAGTGTCCCTAAGTCCCACTTGGGAACTTGCACTTGTTGTCCGGGAGACCTGAATGGGTTCAGGAGGAGGGCGGTGAGCGAGGGAGgaagggcagagcccagcacctgTGCTAGCACTTTATGGAGAACCGGAGCATGGAGGATGCACCCTGAGCCCAAACCTGCAGTGCCTTGAGCACCCGGGATGCCGCTGGCTCCAGCAAGTTTTGGGTGTGCAAGGGAAGGAGGGTCAGACCCATTACATAACCTTGcgtttatttctttttttttttttttttttttttttttggctaagGTATACAGGTGTGGCAAGTGCATTTGTTCTCACCCCATCTTTATTTAATTCAGTATGTTCCcgagagatttttttctctccccaaacCTTGCTGTATAAAATGAATGTTACTGCACTGAACTACAAAAAGAAACCCTCTTCTCTCCCccaag
This genomic interval from Catharus ustulatus isolate bCatUst1 chromosome 4, bCatUst1.pri.v2, whole genome shotgun sequence contains the following:
- the BHLHE41 gene encoding class E basic helix-loop-helix protein 41; this encodes MDEGISRLPERQLLEHRDFIGLDYPALYMCKPKRGVKRDESKETYKLPHRLIEKKRRDRINECIAQLKDLLPEHLKLTTLGHLEKAVVLELTLKHLKALTALTEQQHQKIIALQNGERSMKSPVQADLDAFHSGFQTCAKEVLQYLSRFESWTPREQRCAQLLGHLHSISSQFLPGPQLLSPPPGPLSKGSSSSSSPPAPPCAPGHKPEGQANCVPVIQRTHAAELSAETDTDTDSGYGGEGEARPERGPAAAAGGALPALAIKQEPSGDEVPPAPKRLKLDRGGSPMPGPPGLAARGAEAAAAAAAAAALVRPDAALLGSLMALGAGGGGAPFGQPAAAPFCLPFYFISPSAAAAYMQPFLDKSSLEKYLYPAAPIPLLYPGIPAQAAAAAAAAAASFPCLSSVLGPAEKAAAAAAGLPPTPHLPHPFAAAAEPGEEPEPAAAEEPGSEGP